One genomic window of Papilio machaon chromosome 17, ilPapMach1.1, whole genome shotgun sequence includes the following:
- the LOC106712065 gene encoding DNA-directed RNA polymerase II subunit RPB7: MFYHISLEHEILLHPRYFGPQLLDTVKQKLYTEVEGTCTGKYGFVIAVTTIDSIGAGLIQPGQGFVVYPVKYKAIVFRPFKGEVLDAIVTQVNKVGMFAQIGPLSCFISHHSIPADMEFCPNVNPPCYKSKQEDNVIQEEDVIRLKIVGTRVDASGIFAIGTLMDDYLGLVTQ; the protein is encoded by the exons atgttttaccaC ATATCTCTAGAACACGAAATATTGCTACACCCCCGATACTTTGGTCCTCAGTTATTGGATACAGTGAAACAGAAGCTTTATACAGAAGTAGAAGGAACATGTACCGGCAA ATATGGGTTTGTAATAGCTGTGACAACAATAGATAGTATAGGAGCTGGGTTAATTCAGCCAGGACAAGGCTTTGTAGTGTATCCTGTGAAGTATAAAGCAATTGTATTTAGACCATTCAAAGGAGAGGTTCTGGATGCAATAGTGACACAAGTTAATAAG GTTGGAATGTTTGCACAGATTGGACCTCTCAGTTGTTTTATATCGCATCat TCAATTCCTGCTGATATGGAGTTCTGTCCGAATGTAAATCCCCCGTGTTATAAGAGTAAACAGGAAGACAATGTTATACAGGAAGAGGATGTTATTAGATTGAAAATAGTGGGCACACGAGTTGACGCCAGTGGCATT TTTGCTATTGGAACATTGATGGATGACTATCTGGGACTGGTTACACagtaa